From the Salipiger sp. CCB-MM3 genome, the window GCGGCAGACCGTCGGCGTTTTCCGGGATGTTCGGCTTCATCATCTCCCAGACTTCGTTCGACACGGTGATGCCGTTGCCGTTCAGGTCCATCGAGAAGGGGGTGATGATATGCGCTTCGGTGCCGTAGCCGATGGTGGCGGCGAGCGGCTGACCTGCCAGCATGTGGGCGCCGTCGAGCTGGCCGCCGATCACACCGTCGAGCAGAACCTTCCAGTTGGCCTGCGCTTCGAGCGTCACGAAGAGGCCCTCGTCAAGGAAATAGCCCTGCTCATAGGCCACCGCGAGCGGCGCCATGTCGGTGAGCTTGATGAAGCCGAAGGTCAGCTCGTCTTTTTCGAGTTCTTGCGCCAGCGCCGGCGAGATAAGCGCGGTCGAGGTGGCGAGAGCGATAAGAAGCTTTTTCATTCGTCGTTCCGTCCCTTGTTGGTGGTCCGGTGCGAGGAGGCGCCCGGACCAAATACAGAAAAGCCGCTGACACACCGTGACGGTCGTCACAGAGGTCGAGCGGCTTTGCTCATGGATCCCAGGCATTGGGAGAAATCTTCAGGTCGGGCGCCATTGCCTGACCACGAAAGATTGTTTGCCCCAGCCACCGCGTCCGATCAAAGAAAATTCGCAAGGCGGGGCGCAATTTCGCCCGATACGCGCCGCGGCCTCGCCGGCTTGCGCAAAAATTTGGCGTCAGCTGTCGCGTGGCTCAAAAATCCGGCCATCGAAAAACTGATCGGGCCCGAGGAACAGCCGCCCTGCCTCCGAGGCGACGGGAATCGCTGAGCCCAAGGATCCCTCCAGTTTCGACGATGCGCCGGGCAGATCGGCGCTGGTGCCTTCGAGCGCGGCGCGGTGCAGATCAGAGCGGAAGGTGGCGCGCGCGGCCTGTCCTGCGGCCTCGGGATCAAGCCCGGTGCGCGCGGCAAGCTGCCGCCCGATCCATTCGGCCTGACTGCGCCAAGGGAAGCTTGCGGCACCGGCGTGGAACTCCAGCATCCGGGGCACCTCGCGTTCCTCGCCCTGCGCCGAGATCACCATGCGCCCGGTCAGCGCCCGGTCGAGCACCTCTGCGGGCACACCGAGGTAATGCGGGCGGCTGAGAATTTCGGCGGCCAGCGAGCGCGAGTCGGGCTCGGCCAGCCAGCGCCCGGCGCGCCACGTGGCGCGGATCAGGCGGCCCAGCAGCGACTGTTCGGTCTCTGCCCAGTCGGCACGCACCGCCAGCACCTTTTCGGGCGCGAAAGACCAGATCGCAGCGCCCGGCAGCAACAGCGTGCCGACGCCGTTTTCCACCGCGATGCTGCCCCACGGCTCGCCGACGCAGAAGGCGTCGATCTCTCCGGCTTCCATGGCGTCGGCCATCAGCGGCGG encodes:
- a CDS encoding CmpA/NrtA family ABC transporter substrate-binding protein, with amino-acid sequence MKTTTLSVGFIPLTDSAPLIIAQEMGYAAEEGIALDLKRAPSWSSLRDMLSFGRVDAAHMLSPVPVAAALGLGGAGTALSAVSVLSVNGNVIGVSNALAEKMRAQGHDFGFDDASAAGKALIAATDETLRIGVPFPFSMHAELLYYWLSALGLSVPEALQVRTVPPPLMADAMEAGEIDAFCVGEPWGSIAVENGVGTLLLPGAAIWSFAPEKVLAVRADWAETEQSLLGRLIRATWRAGRWLAEPDSRSLAAEILSRPHYLGVPAEVLDRALTGRMVISAQGEEREVPRMLEFHAGAASFPWRSQAEWIGRQLAARTGLDPEAAGQAARATFRSDLHRAALEGTSADLPGASSKLEGSLGSAIPVASEAGRLFLGPDQFFDGRIFEPRDS